ctcccaaagtgctgggattacaggtgtgacccatcaCACCCGGCCCCTCTCACTCTTGTAAAGGCACTCTTACTCCTAATTGTCCAAAGGACAGATACCTCATAAGAAATATAGATGaataaaacaagaaggaaaatCCAGCTACTCACAATACTCCTTCACCTCTTTGTTCTCCAATCACTACTTGCACCACCATTTTGTATCGGTCAAATCccatttctagaaagaaaaaataagaaggtTATTTATAAGCAAATACGTAGTAAAATTACTTATTGAAGACAAATTTGCCCAGAAATGGACATAAACATTCAATCCACAAGTACTTAATGAATATGGTGGTAAGCTTGGGGGTCAGGAGGACGTGAAGACAGATCCCAACTATACCTCAGCAAGTGTATAACCTCAGAAAGCAATTTAACTTTTCAGTTTCGGTCTCCCCTATTAAACAGGAATATCAGTACCTACCTCCCAAGGTTGTTATAAGGTTAGATAAGATATAgtagtatcttttttttgttttgtttttgagatggattctcactctgttgcccaggctggagtgcagtggcatgatctcagctcaccgcaacctctgcctccagggttcaagtgattctcctacctcagcctcctcagtagctgggactacaggtatgcgccaccacacctggctaatttttgtatttttagtagaaaaggtgtttcaccatgttgcccaggctggtctcgaactcctgacctcaggtgatccactcaccttggcctcccaaagtgctgggattacaggcgtgagccaccgcgcctggtcagaTATAGTAATATCTAAAGCATCTAAACAGTGCTGTTAAATACTAGTCCTTCAATAAACCTTAGCTTCCTTCCTTTTTGCCCTACTATAAGTCAGCTAGTGAGCTGAACCTTCAagatagagaaataaataagacGTTTTTCTTGCCTTAAAGAACTCACAGTAATAAAGAactcaaaggaaaatagaaaaataggccgggcacggtggctcacgcctgtaatcccagcactctcagaggctgaggccagtggatcacctgaggtcaggagtttgagacgagcctggccaacatggttaagccccgtctctactaaaaaatataaaaattagccaggcatggtggcaggtccctgtaaccccagctactcgggaggctgaggcaggagaattgcttgaacctgggaggcggaggttgcagtgagctgagatcgcaccattgcacactagcctgggtgacaagagcaaaactccatctcgaaaaaaaaaaaaaaagaaagaaaatagaaaaataaattgagtaTGCTTATAATTCAAGGAATGGCATGTATGATGTACATCAGGAACACAGAGCCAGTGGGGGCAGTTCCTCTGTTTGTCTGGGCAGTGGCAAGAAATCACTGGAAAAGACTTCTTGGAAGATGTGGCCGGCCAATAAACTGAGTCTTGAGGGCTGAGTGAGAGGGGACCAGGTCAGCCCCATCTCCCCACACGTCCGAGAAGGAGGGGCATATGCACAGCAGGAGAGCATGGGATCTCCAAGAAACTGTAAGCTGTTCAGTaagacagacaagaaaaaaaatgaagattccAGAGCAAAACGAGGTGATCCAGCACCATTTAGCTGTTTACCCCAGAAACTACGTTGCTAAAGCAGCAAAATCCTGAAAATTCTCACTAACACCAagtctgaagagaaaaaaatggaatgggcattttttaatctttctacttttttgaccAAGGAATAGtggaaagagttttaaaaaaacaaaagaagtgaaataagCGAAGCTGAAACAGAGCCAGCTCTCTCTGATGAACGTGCAGGTTCCAAGATTACACTGTAAATGGGACAATCTGAAGACTACAGGCAATCTCCCATGTGGGGCATGAAACTGATTCAGAGTGTGTAAAGACAGACtccaagttatttttaaaaaacactgcaCACAACTCAGCTGAGCTTCCTCCTTTCTCTAACCAATCCCAAATTCTACAGAAATGTGTCTAGAATAATAAATACTCAGCCCTTAAATCACAGTTCTGAGGGGAAAATAAAATAGTCTCAGATATGGTGGGGaggggaacttaaaaaaaaaaacccacaccatATCAGAGCAATTAAAAATCCCCCACATCATATCAGAGCAATTATGATGTATGggcacaacaaaataaaatgcagcCAAATGGCAATAAACAAAGAtgcaatagcaaaaacaaaagagtaacaaagaagaacaaagcttctgctgggtgccatggctcacgcctgtaatcccagcaattttggaggctgaggcgggaggatctcttaaggccagaagttcaagaccagcctaggcagcatgaCAAGACCACCATCTCCACaaaacaatttttcatttttttttttttttgagatggagtttcactcttgttgcccaggctgaagtgcagtggcgtgatctcagttcaccacaaactctgcctcctgggttcaagcaatcttcctgcctcagactcccgagtagctgggattacaggcatgaaccaccacacttggctacttttgtatttttagtagagatggggtttctccatgttggtcaggttgttctcgaactcctgacctcaggtgatccatctgcctcggcctcccaaagtgctgggattacagacgtgagccaccacacctggtccacaaaacaatttttcaaaaaatattgaagaaaagaaagaaacttccagtggaaggaaggaaagaaggaaggaaggaaggagctgtGTAAGAgaaaaaatttggctgggcacggtggcccacacctgtaaccccactttgggaggctgaggcgggtggatcacttgaggtgaggagtttgagaccagcctgaccaacatggagaaatcctatctctactaaaaatacattagcagggcgtggtggtgcacgcctgtaatcccagctacttgggaggcagagcaggagaatcgcttgaacctgggaggtggaggttaaggtgagccaagattgcaccattgtactccagcttgtgcaacaagactgaaactcagtccaaaaaaaaaagaaaagaaaagaaagaaaaaaatcaacctagGAAGTAATACAAATCAAGGAACGAAGAGTTATTCCTCACAATTAATTCACAATACTAGAACAACGTAAGCTTATAAACTCAATGAAATAAGTACTCAATCAGGTtatcaaattttttaatttttttttttggagacagagtttcgctcttctgcccaggctggagtgcaatggtgagatctaggctcactgcaacctccacctcccagattcaagtgattctcgtgcttcagcctcccaagtagttgggattataggcatgtgccatcacactcggctaaatttttttttttttttttttttgcatttttagtagagacgggatttcaccatcttggtcaggctggtctcgaactcctgacctcaggtgatccacctacctcggcctcccaaagtgctgggattacaggcgtgagccaccgcacctggccaggttatgattttgtttgatttggtttggttttttgagagggaatctcgctctgtcgctcaggctggagtgcagtgggatgatctcagctcactgcaacctccacctcctgggttcaagcgattctcccacctgagccttctgagtagctgggattacaggcgcgcaccaccatgcctggctaaattttatattttagtagagacacggtttcaccatgttgcccaggctggtctggaactcctgacctcaagtgatccacctgcttctgcctcccaaagttctgggattacaggagtgagccacctcacctggcctgttttgttttgtttttgtttttttggagatagggtctccctctgtcacccaggctggaatgcagtggcgcaatctcggctcactgcaacctccgccttctgggttcaagtgattctcctgcctcagcctcccaagtagctggaactataggcgtgcaccaccacacctggctaattctttgtatttcagtagagacgaggtttcaccatgttgcccagggtggtcatgaactcctgagctcaggcaatccacccgcctccgcctcccaaagtgctaggattacaggtgtgagccacggcacccggcctcaATCAGGTTATTAAGCAACataaagagatgaaaagaaagaCCACGGCCCTAGGGAACAAACAGAATACCCAGAAAAGATCATTCCAGAACTAATAAATTCAAAATGgcaagaaaaaagacacaaatgaaaacaattactggtttaagaaaatcacaagtaaatggcaataaaaaaggaagaagcctgggcaaaatggcaaaaccccgtctccacaaaaaatacaaaaattagccgggtgtggtggcaggcgcctgtagtcccagctacttgggaggcggagatgggaggattgcttgaggctgcagtgagccaagactgcgccactgcattccagcctggccgacagagtgagaccctgtctcaaaaaaaaaaaaagaagaaaaaagaaattatggcaaagaaaaactaataaatataGAAGACAAAGATGGCTCAACATAACAATATTTGGTGTCCTGAAGAAAAGGAAGTAACAAATGGAATAGGAAACATATTCAGAGATATAAGGAAATTTCCTTTATATGGAAAGAATAAAGTCTGCAGATTGAAAGCTATAAAATGCTCATTAGAAAGTCAGAGTCTTTAGAAAAGCTACTGAGCATAAAGGTGAAGATgaggattatttattttatttatttatttatttatttattttgagacagagtctcgctctgttgcccaggctggagtgcactggcacgatcccagctcactgcaacctccttcaccccccaggttcaagcaattctcctgtctcagcctcccaagaaatcccagcactttgggaggccaagacgggtgggtcacctgaggtcaggagtttgggactagcaagcccggctaatttttgttttgtttttttgagacagagtttcgcccttgttggccaggcttgagtgcaatggcgcaatcttggctcactgcaacctctgcctcctgggttcaagctattctcctgtctcagcctgggattacaggcatgcgccaccacgcctggctaattttgtatctttagtagagacagggtttctccatgttgatcaggctggtttcgaactcacgacctcaagtgatccgcccgcctcggcctccctaagtgctgggattacaggcgtgagccaccatgcccagcccctaaattttgtatttttagtagagacggggtttcagcatattgttcagggtggtctcaaactcctgacctcaggtgacccacctgtctcggcctcccaaagtgctgggaatacaggcgtgagccaccacgtccagccaaagGTGAGGATTCCTTAAGCAGAGAACATCAAGCTGGGCTCAGATTCCTTGACAACAAGTTACCATTGAATGTCAGAGGGCAATGAAGCACAAGggtcaagaaaataaattattacctcaaaaatatgtatattctacCTTTggggggggaggggcgggggatggagtctcactctgtcgcccaggctggagtgcagtggcactatctcggctcactgcagactctgcctcctgggttcaagtgattctcctgcctcagcctcccaagtagctgggattacagacgcccactaccacgcccggctaatttttgtatttttcgtagagacggggtttcaccatgttggcaaggctggtctcgaacttctgacctcgggtgACCCACCCGGCTCCGCCTCCCAcagtgccgggattgcaggcgtgagccaccgcacccggcccatagtATATTCTACTTTAAAGGCAAAAGGCAGGCATTCTCGAACACAAAAGAATCCAGGGAATACGGCATTTCTGAGTCCTTTCTGAAGACAACTTACAACAAAATCTCATCATCTAGGAGTTGAAATAAGGAACTCTTCCCTCCCAgctaattgagaggctgaggcaggagaatcgcttgagcccgggaggttgaggctgcagtgatctgaaatcacaccactgcactccagcctgggtgacaaagaccctgtctcaaaaaaagaaaagaaataaggaacTCAACAATGAAAATGACGTGGTCAAGGAACTAAACAGGAGGCAACTGATCCAGTTACAGAATGAATATGACATGACTATGGGAAACAGGTCTACAATATCCCATTGTCATTtgtccatgtatatatatatatatgtagaagtCTGTTGTAATGTTTGCCTagtattaatgatttttttttttttttttttttgagacagagtctcactctgttgcccaggttgcagcacagtggcataatcttggctcactgcaatctccgtccctgggctcaggtgatcctcccgcctcagccacccaaatagctgggactacagatgcacacgaccagcccggctaatttttgtatttttctaagagacagggttttgccatgttggccaggatggtctcgaactcctgggctcaagagatccgcccgcctaggcctccaaaagtgctggaattacaggcgtgagccactgtgcccggccaatattaATGATTGTTTATTGGTGGTGGCATTCAggtgatttttctcattttatttttctagtgttTAAATTTTGTATAATGAATGTGTACCATTTTTTACAAAAAATCTTAACAATGAACCTTCATTaaagtctaaaaacaaaaatgctaataTACTAACAGCAGTTAATTCTGGGTGATGGAAATACACAGGATTGCTattctttgtacttttctgtattttttaatttctaaaactaaaaacaaattcagaaaaaaaaataaacacaaatattaaaTAGTAACTGCCtttggttaatattttaaaactttaaggggccaggcacagtggctcacgcctgtaatcccaccactttgggaggccgaggcggacggatcacctgaagtcaggagttcgagatcagcctgaccaacatggagaaaccccgtctctactaaaagcacaaaaattagccgggcatggtggcacatgcctgtaatcccagctaatcgggaggctgaggcaggagaatcgcttgaacccaggaggcagaggttgcagtgagccaagatcatgccattggactccagcctgggcaacaagagcaaaactccatctcaaaaaaaaaccttatgGATACTTTTTTGTATTGTCTAGGTTTATTACAAtgagcatgtattacttttatgaagatattccttctCTTCAAAAAATGATGTCTTCTAAGAAGAGCAGAtggaaataggccgggcgcggtggctcacgcctgtaatcccagcacgttgggaggccaaggcttgcGGATCTcttgagggtcaggagttcaagacaaaattagccacgtgtggtggcgcatgcttgaaattccagctgcttgggaggctgaggcgggaggatcacttgagcccaggaggaggaggttgcagtgagctgagatcacaccactgcactccagcctgggaaacagagcgagactctgtctcaaaaagaaaaaaaaaaaaaaagaacttttcagATCAGATGGTATAACATTATTAACAAAAGAGagagaccaggcgcagtggctcacacctgcaatcccagcactttgcgaggcctaggtgggagaatcacttgaggccaggagctcaagatcagccagggcaacatggcaagacaccatctctacagaaaaatttaaaaattaaaaaattagccaagcacggtggcacaagcctgtagacccagctacttgggaggctgagatgggaggatcgcttgagccaagaggtcaaggctgcagtgagccatgttcacaccactgcactccaccctggacaaaacagcaagaccctatttcaaaaacaaaacaaaacaaaaaaaacaaaacaatcagagagacaaagagaacagGGTAGGAAAAGCACAAAATATGCTCTACAGATGTAGTTTGGTAGGGGTCGAGGGTTGAGTAAGGGAAGTAGCTAAGGATTAGGGAGGAGAGATGGACTGCAGGTACTAAATGCCAGGCTGAGGACTTGACAGCTTGGGGGAAGAAACAACCAAGAAATACAGGGGAAAGGAGTCCCTGTACTTTCTGGCCTTTCTGAATACTAAGATTTTTTGGACAGTGTTTTATTTCACATCTTCACTCTTTTCCACCATCTGCAAAAACTTACATGAGTAAAAGTCACCAAATAATTAGAGAAGACAAGACACTGaagaaaaagttttctttaatagaatccacagctaacattctatttatgttttttttaatagagatgttttatttttttattttgctttttttttgagacagagtctcgctctgtcacccaggctggagtgcagtgacgcgatctcagctcactgcaacctccacctcctgggttcaagtgattctcctgcctcagcctcccaagcagctgggactgcaggcgtgtgccaccacacccagctattttttgtatttttagtagagacagggtttcatcgtgttagccaggatggtctcgatctcctgacctcgtgatccacccacctctgcctcccaaagtgctgggattacaggcgtgagccaccgcgcccagcctttattttgctttttaatacaCATGgggtcggccgggcgcagtggctcatgtctgtaatcccagcaccttgagaggccatggcgggtggatcacctgaggtcaggagtttgagaccagcctgaccaacactgagaaaccccgtctctaccaaaaatacaaaattagccaggcgtggtggtgcatgcctgtaatcccagctactcaggaggctgaggcagaagaatcacttgaacccgggaggcggagtttgcagtgagccaagatcatgccattgcactccagcctgggcaacaagagtgaaactccatctcaaaaaaaaaaaaaaaatagacatgaggcctcagcatgttgcccaggctggtactgaactccagagctcaagcaatctccctgccttggcatgctaaagtgttgggattgtaggcgtgagccccCATACCTGGCCCCAATGTCCTTTGTTTAAAGATGGAGAGGGGGCAAATGGGTAATACTGAGTCTGTGAAGAGAATGAGTCATTTCCAGTTATCACCATGATTAccttttaatttatctttaatgTTTTCTGATAAATGTTTTGTAAGCTGAGGCATTTCTTCTGGAGAATATTCAGCATTTGCCAGTTCCTCCTTGAGCACAGCATGGATACAGTCTTTAACCACAGAGGGCCTGAACCTGAATGGAACAATTTGTGAACATCCAGTCGGTGACTCCACAACCCCAGCTTACCTTCATACCGCAACTTCTCCCATCTTTTTGTCATTAGGACCACTTAAtccttctttttcatattttttattataaaatataaacaaattaagaCAAATCATAGGCCACATGTGTATCTTCAACCTGGACCTGCACTGAACTTCAACACATTCCAACTCATGCTCCATATGAATGTTTATTAGGCAACTCAACACATCCAATAATGAGCTTCTCAtactcccctctcccccaaaacaaaatatatacttcTTGTTAATTTTGTTCTGCACGCTttcacacaataaaataaaataaaataaaaaaatacggCTGAAAGGCATTCTGGGCATTCAGAACCTTTTACCAAGATAACTGAGGGTATCTTTCTCTGTGTTCATTCTACCCAAGGGAAAAATCCTGTATGAAATTTGTATCACTTTTTCTGTGAGTtaccaagagaataaaaataaacaaagaaatttgTATCACATTATcatcaaaattcctgttttccaTATTTGCCAAGCaaatatgggtgtgtgtgtgtgtgtgtgtgtgtaaagttaGTGATCTTACAAACCTAGCTGAGTACCCTCTGCTCTGGCCCGTGAGCCTTAATCCTAGCGAGGGCTCGGTGCGGGGGTCTAAGGGCCTCCAGATCCTACCTGGGTAGGACTTTGCACAGATGCAGCTCCCGCGCCGGGAGGGAGCCCATCCTGGCACCCGTGTGCACAGTCACCCTCGAATCACGGCTGAACGGCATCCGACGCGAGTGGCTTCCTGCCTCTATTCTACCCATCTCCTTACTCACGACGCCATCGCGGGTTTCCCAGGGCCAACCATGCCCGCCGCGCCAGCCTAAGACGCGCCCGGCGCCCAAACACTGAGGAAGCGGGTGGGGTCCCCTGCGGCCCCTGCAGCGGGAGGGGCGCCCGGACGTCACAGCAGGGCCGCCCTCCCGCctcgcggcctcccgcctcccgcccCGCGGACCCCGCGCTCCTTCCGTGGCCCAGGTCCCAGGCGAGCTCCGCCCCTCAGACCAGCGCGCTCGAGGTCGCCCCGCCACACCCCGTCCTCTACCCGCCTCTGCTGGAAAACAGGCCGCAGAATATAGGTGTTCTCGGGCTCCCCTGCGTTCTTCTCAGCCTCAGGCGCCCCGTCGCCCACCGAGAAGGACACTCCGATGGACGTGGCCATGCCGGGGCTTCTCGGTCCGGGCGTAGCTCGCGTCGAAGGCCTAGCGGGTTGCGGTCGCCGCCGGCAGCAGGGAAAGCGTCTCCAGGGCAACAGGGCCGCCCTCCCGCCTCGCTGAAGCCCGCGAGCGCCCCGCACAGCCGCCCTCCCTGCCCGCGCCTGCGCACCGGCTGCTGGGCGGGAACTGGTCGCGTCCGGACGCGCGACAGCTTCCGCCCGCCTTAGGCAGTATCAGCCGCGCCGCAGTCGGAGGAAATAGATGCGGGGCCTGAGGCTCATGGACTTGAGGTATTGGGCTGGTGCAGAAGTAATTGCGGCggccgggtgcgggggctcacgcctgtcatcccagcactttgggaggccgaggcgggcggatcacctgagtcaggaagagttcaagaccatcctggccaacatggtgaaaccgcatctctactgaaaatacaaaaattagccgggcgtggtggcgcgcgcctgtaaccccagctgctctggaggctgaggcaggagaatctattgaacccgggaggcggaggttgcagtgagccgagatcgcgccactgcactccagcctggcgacagagcgagactgcgtctcaaaaaaaaaagggaaggaaggaaagagacttAGGGTGCATcccctgcttttaaaaatatatatttatttttatttttttaaacgaagtctcgctctgtcacccaggctggagtgcagtggcgcgatctcggctcactgcaacctccacctcccaggttcaagcgattctcctgcctcagcctcccgagcagctgggattacaggcgcccgccaccacgcccggctaattttttttgtatttttattagaggcggggtttcaccatattggccaggctggtctccaactcctgacctcaggtgatccgcccacctcggtctcccgaagtgctgggatgacaggcgtgagccatcgtacTCTGCCGCATTCCCTGCTTATAAGCAGCAGTCCCTGGTCCTGTTTTAGAAGGCTGTTGTATCTTggcctctgctagcttcaaaaaCTAAGGCCCGATGaggtagctcgtgcctgtaatccctgtttactggagaggctgaaagggcagggatttcttttcttttttttttttttttttttttcacttgagacagggtcttgctctgtcgctcaggctggagtgcagtggcgcactcaccgctcacttcagcctcgacctcttggactcaagcagtcctcccacctcagcctctggagtacctgggactacaggcgaatgCCACCGCGAGTGgctaatctttttaatttttgtagataggatctggctatgctgcccaggctactattgaactcttgggctcaagtgattatcccacctcagccttccaaagtgctgggattacaggcatgagccatcacagccAGCTGGGATATTGTTTTTCGAATCGCTGTCATGTTCTGTACTATAACTATGCAGTTCCTGAAAGAATGGAGGCAAGAATGAGTCAGCTAACCACTGTGAACTGTCTTAGTGCCAAGGACCGACCCTTCTCTCCTTGGGGTCCTGCTGACCCATCAGAATAGGGCTGAGCCAGGATGGGGCTTGTGGAGATGatgtgtatgagtgtgcatgCACTTGTGTGCGCATGCCTAACATCCAAAACTAGATATAAATTCTTTAAACTTTTCAttagttggccgggcacggtgactcgcacctgtgatcccagcactttgggaggccgaggcgggcggatcatgaggttaggagatcaagaccatcctggctaacattgtgaaacccggtctctactaaaaatacaaaaattagctgggtgtggtggcacgtgcctgtaatcccagctacttgggaggctgaggcaggagaattgcttgaaccagggagtcggagcttgcagtgagccgagatcgtgccattacactccagcaagagactctgtatcaaaaaaaaaaaaaaaaatttctgcgtGAGTTGTGTGGAGGTGTCAGTACCTTTCCCCAGCAAGAGAAGCTTCTCCATATCAGGCATATCCTAGCCATGACCCTGAAACTAACCAGCCAAGAGGGAAATGTGAGACAAGCCCAGGCAAGCTTCCTGGATGTTGTATGCAGGAATAGGATGTGCTCTCTGGACTTGGAGACTTCCTGCCTGCTCAAGAGGCTGTGCCTCCTTGTGTCTCCCACAGGCCTGTGTGTCCACCTTCCCCACCCTGGCAGGCCCGCTAGGCCAGCAGCCCTGGAGAGGAAAGGGTGAGGTGGTGTTTGAAGGGACCTGCCTCCTACGAGCTCTGCTGGTTGGACTGTCGGATGACAGAACCGTGCCTCTGAGCCTGGGAGAGGGAGGCACCCCTGTGTTCTGGAAGCCCCCAGTGCTTCAGCAACTCCTCACTGAGGCAGAATAGTGGAGGAATCAAGCTGGGATCCAGGGGACTGAGGAGGGGATAGAGCAGCACCTGGGCCCCACATTCCCTTCCAACAGAGCCTGGGGTGCTGTGTTTccgggagttttttttttgttttttgttttcctgagacagaatctagctctgacccccagcctggagtgcagtggcatgatctcggctcactgcaacctccgcctctcgggttcaagcaattctcctgcctcagcctcccgagtagctgggattacaggtgcacaccacca
This region of Gorilla gorilla gorilla isolate KB3781 chromosome 2, NHGRI_mGorGor1-v2.1_pri, whole genome shotgun sequence genomic DNA includes:
- the DYNLT2B gene encoding dynein light chain Tctex-type protein 2B isoform X1, producing the protein MGRIEAGSHSRRMPFSRDSRVTVHTGARMGSLPARELHLCKVLPRFRPSVVKDCIHAVLKEELANAEYSPEEMPQLTKHLSENIKDKLKEMGFDRYKMVVQVVIGEQRGEGVFMASRCFWDADTDNYTHDVFMNDSLFCVVAAFGCFYY
- the DYNLT2B gene encoding dynein light chain Tctex-type protein 2B isoform X4, producing MATSIGVSFSVGDGAPEAEKNAGEPENTYILRPVFQQRFRPSVVKDCIHAVLKEELANAEYSPEEMPQLTKHLSENIKDKLKEMGFDRYKMVVQVVIGEQRGEGVFMASRCFWDADTDNYTHDVFMNFILRCSSIWLFLLLNESLKSW
- the DYNLT2B gene encoding dynein light chain Tctex-type protein 2B isoform X2 gives rise to the protein MATSIGVSFSVGDGAPEAEKNAGEPENTYILRPVFQQRFRPSVVKDCIHAVLKEELANAEYSPEEMPQLTKHLSENIKDKLKEMGFDRYKMVVQVVIGEQRGEGVFMASRCFWDADTDNYTHDVFMNDSLFCVVAAFGCFYY
- the DYNLT2B gene encoding dynein light chain Tctex-type protein 2B isoform X3, with product MGRIEAGSHSRRMPFSRDSRVTVHTGARMGSLPARELHLCKVLPRFRPSVVKDCIHAVLKEELANAEYSPEEMPQLTKHLSENIKDKLKEMGFDRYKMVVQVVIGEQRGEGVLTVYSAL